A single window of Culicoides brevitarsis isolate CSIRO-B50_1 chromosome 3, AGI_CSIRO_Cbre_v1, whole genome shotgun sequence DNA harbors:
- the LOC134833301 gene encoding transmembrane channel-like protein 7: MENDEKSANQAKTEPSPEKSAFQSGDSFIINPLDDHEIGYLDSEGEEMMNRQSSTANTAEDLSTMSAGNSAQRRWSLNFSRNKKFLYQKTVSFKPARRLRRSFDNPLGSQKYENIETITEDFEQHEELMEDSQLAEQLRVQTIRSLPQTLSVKREIRANLSKTIGRRSSANNSGDFWKHCKNYGKLLSKQLQRRIEHTGNRFELWYDSLKTVEGHFGSSVGAYFRFLRFLYITNVILAVSMIAFVAFPQWLFNNTENPMIWRPKNVTKNESQILLTPELNNWAKYEVVIPENLTVETLESKVDEKKLTKIHEPIYFSDIFTALHGLKSSIMFYGSYTNETFALKVSNYYSMPHAYLITTSVLYTLVFTIVSINVARSYRRSFIESSGAIHKLFSHRILCAWDFNLCFIRGAKMKRDAIVQDFRDLLAEVNAKAEAPETNLRRFYGLLAQLMAHVLVVLLMSGVAIGVWMLLLSRNAGRIDDRLFSVFYLPIAVNIIVSFFQNVFGWIASMEEYHSPGTVLHIHLLRNFLLLASIVGPLTLYWIEESRNIHCWETAFGQDIYRIIVVDLLFSCLGVPFYYALRYVLHRQFPHNFSLPPFNISHACLKLVFSQTLTWLGVLYSPLLPLVLVIKMAIIFYIKKYTLIKFCKPPQKLWRSSQTRTLFMVLTFLSLFSAIVINCYIVTQVSVSKNCGPFRGSEEMVEVLIKDIDVLKDDNMFWSIIASLTKPAVVAGILLTMTVIVYYLRAKSRAHTEMVKLLKEMLYLEARDKAFLISSIKQLTNNSGFLLEDADFVLRGKPYMRHSRNNSCTTWVFTTSPSHSRNPSGNNPHITTTTVVNHKVNSNHASNGNNNNNNNNQIIQEISDPKNV; this comes from the exons ATGGAGAATGACGAAAAAAGCGCTAACCAAGCAAAAACAGAACCATCTCCGGAAAAATCTGCTTTTCAGTCGGGCGATTCGTTCATCATCAACCCTTTGGATGACCATGAAATCGGCTATTTAGACTCTGAAGGTGAGGAAATGATGAACCGACAATCGTCAACAGCAAATACAGCGGAAGACTTGTCAACCATGTCTGCGGGAAATAGCGCCCAACGTCGATGGTCCTTGAACTTTAGtcgaaataaaaagtttttgtatcaaaagacTGTCAGTTTTAAGCCAGCAAGGAGATTGAGAC gTTCCTTTGACAATCCGCTGGGTAGTCAGAAGTACGAAAACATCGAAACAATCACGGAAGACTTCGAACAACACGAAGAACTAATGGAAGACTCGCAACTCGCCGAGCAATTACGTGTTCAGACAATTCGTTCCTTGCCGCAAACGTTATCCGTGAAACGCGAAATTCGCGCAAATCTCTCAAAGACCATCGGGCGTCGTAGTAGCGCCAATAACTCGGGAGATTTTTGGAAACATTgcaaaaattacggaaaactTTTGTCGAAACAGCTTCAACGACGAATCGAGCATACCGGAAATCGTTTCGAATTGTGGTACGACTCCTTAAAAACTGTCGAAGGGCATTTTGGAAGCAGTGTCGGAGCATATTTCCGATTTTTGCGCTTTTTGTACATCACAAACGTAATTTTGGCGGTTTCGATGATCGCTTTTGTTGCTTTTCCCCAATGGTTGTTCAACAATACGGAGAATCCGATGATTTGGCGCCCCAAAAATGTCACGAAAAACGAAAGTCAGATCTTGTTGACGCCGGAATTGAATAATTGGGCAAAATATGAAGTCGTCATTCCAGAAAATTTGACTGTAGAGACGTTAGAAAGTAAAgtagatgagaaaaaattgacaaaaattcatgaacCGATTTATTTTTCGGATATTTTTACCgctttg cacggTTTGAAGTCATCAATAATGTTTTACGGATCTTATACCAACGAAACGTTCGCTTTGAAGGTTTCCAACTACTACAGCATGCCTCATGCCTACCTGATTACCACAAGTGTCTTATATACTCTTGTTTTTACGATTGTTTCGATCAATGTAGCGCGCTCCTATCGTCGTAGTTTCATCGAATCATCGGGCGCCATCCATAAACTCTTTTCACATCGGATTTTATGTGCATGGGATTTTAATTTGTGCTTCATACGCGGCGCAAAAATGAAGAGAGATGCAATTGTGCAGGACTTTCGCGATTTGTTGGCGGAAGTAAATGCAAAAGCGGAAGCTCCTGAGACGAATTTGCGACGTTTTTATGGATTATTGGCACAATTGATGGCTCACGTGTTAGTTGTGTTGCTAATGAGCGGCGTGGCGATCGGGGTTTGGATGCTTCTGTTGAGTCGAAATGCCGGAAGAATTGACGATAGGcttttttcggtattttatttGCCGATTGCGGTTAATATTATTGTCAGTTTCTTTCAAAATGTCTTCGGATGGATTGCGAG caTGGAAGAATATCACTCACCCGGAACAGTACTCCATATCCATCTCTTgaggaattttttgcttttggcATCAATTGTTGGTCCCCTAACCCTATATTGGATCGAAGAAAGTCGCAATATCCATTGTTGGGAAACTGCCTTCGGACAAGATATTTACCGCATCATTGTCGTCGATTTGCTCTTCAGTTGTTTGGGTGTTCCGTTCTACTATGCGCTCCGTTACGTGCTTCACAGACAATTTCCACACAATTTTTCGTTGCCGCCATTCAACATATCGCATGCTTGCCTTAAATTAGTATTTAGCCAAACACTTACGTGGCTCGGGGTTTTGTATTCGCCGCTGCTTCCGCTCGTGCTTGTCATCAAAATGGCGATTATTTTCTACATCAAG aaatataCTTTGATCAAGTTTTGTAAGCCGCCTCAGAAGCTATGGCGCTCAAGCCAGACACGAACTCTCTTCAtggttttgacttttttgtcactttttagtGCGATTGTCATCAATTGTTACATCGTTACTCA AGTTTCTGTGAGTAAAAATTGCGGACCGTTTCGCGGAAGTGAAGAAATGGTCGAAGTTCTTATCAAAGATATTGATGTATTGAAAGAT gaCAATATGTTTTGGAGCATCATCGCATCTCTCACGAAACCCGCTGTCGTTGCCGGAATTCTTCTCACAATGACCgtcattgtttattatttgcgCGCCAAGTCACGAGCCCACACAGAAATGGTCAAACTTCTAAAGGAAATGTTGTATTTAGAGGCTCGCGATAAGGCTTTTCTCATTTCCAGCATCAAACAATTGACGAATAACAGCGGATTTTTGCTCGAAGATGCGGATTTTGTGTTGCGGGGCAAACCTTATATGCGTCATTCGCGTAATAATAGTTGCACAACGTGGGTTTTCACAACTTCGCCGAGTCACAGTAGGAATCCAAGCGGCAATAATCcac atatcaCAACAACTACAGTTGTCAATCACAAAGTAAATAGCAATCACGCCAGCAatggcaacaacaacaacaacaataataatcaaattataCAGGAAATATCTGATCCGAAAAATGTGTGA